A section of the Methanococcus vannielii SB genome encodes:
- the hemB gene encoding porphobilinogen synthase produces the protein MIMRPRRLRKSEKIRNLVRETTLTKNDLIMPIFIDENLNENEKTPISSMPGQFRFGISAAILECIEISNLGVLAVILFGIPKEKDPFALSAFDENGGVQKVIRAVKKKLGDSLLVIADVCMCEYTSHGHCGIVSNNEVLNDETLEVLADIALSYAKAGVDIVAPSDMMDGRVLKIRKTLDENEFENVSIMSYAAKYASAFYGPFREAAESTPQFGDRKTYQMDSGNSREALKEIQMDVLEGADMILVKPALSYLDIIKTAKENTLIPVGGYSVSGEYAMIESAAEKGWIDREKAIFEALLSIKRAGADFIITYWAKEISKKL, from the coding sequence ATGATAATGCGACCAAGAAGACTTAGAAAGAGTGAAAAAATAAGGAATTTAGTTAGGGAAACCACCCTTACAAAAAATGATTTAATAATGCCTATTTTTATTGATGAAAATTTAAATGAAAACGAGAAAACTCCAATATCTTCAATGCCTGGCCAATTTAGATTTGGAATTAGTGCTGCAATTTTGGAGTGCATTGAAATTTCAAATTTGGGTGTCTTAGCAGTTATTTTATTTGGGATTCCAAAAGAAAAAGATCCTTTTGCACTTTCGGCATTTGATGAAAATGGAGGGGTTCAAAAAGTTATTCGGGCAGTGAAAAAGAAACTTGGAGATAGTCTTTTAGTAATTGCAGATGTTTGTATGTGCGAATACACTTCTCACGGTCACTGCGGTATTGTTAGCAACAATGAAGTATTAAATGACGAAACTTTGGAAGTTTTAGCAGATATTGCTCTTTCCTATGCAAAAGCAGGTGTGGATATTGTAGCACCGTCTGATATGATGGATGGAAGAGTTTTAAAAATTCGAAAAACTTTAGATGAAAATGAATTCGAAAATGTTTCAATAATGAGTTATGCGGCAAAATACGCATCCGCATTCTATGGGCCGTTTAGGGAAGCTGCTGAAAGTACGCCTCAATTTGGAGATAGGAAAACTTACCAGATGGATAGTGGAAATTCAAGAGAAGCTTTAAAAGAAATACAAATGGATGTATTAGAAGGTGCAGATATGATACTTGTAAAACCTGCACTCTCTTACTTGGACATAATAAAAACTGCAAAAGAAAATACCCTTATTCCCGTTGGAGGATACAGCGTAAGTGGCGAATATGCAATGATCGAATCTGCAGCAGAAAAAGGCTGGATTGACAGGGAAAAAGCAATTTTTGAAGCACTTTTGAGCATAAAACGGGCAGGTGCAGATTTTATAATAACTTATTGGGCAAAAGAAATATCAAAAAAGCTTTAA